One Longimicrobium sp. genomic window, CTGTGGTGCGTAGAAGTCGAGGATGAACCTGCCCACCGCGTGCTGCAGGCGGAAGCTGATCCCATCCAGCGCGCCTCTGCGTATCGCCTTCCACAGCATCGTTTCCGCGGGCGTCATCTCCTTCCGCATCGTGCGCGCGGCGTCGCGGATCGTCCGCGTGGCTGCACGCCAGCGTGGTTTCTTCTCCATCGCCAGTCTCGCAATCGAAGTGCTCCCCTCCCCTGCGAAGCGGGGGAGGGGCCGGGGGAGGGGGCCACAGCCGGGGCAGCACGAATGTCGGCCGGTCACTAGGAAACCAGACGCTAGTGAGTCCGATTGCAAGTGTCAAGTACTTAATTTTGCGGTAGATACGGTGTTCTCCCGGTGGCGCGAAGGGAATTCCGGACACGCGGATTGCGCCAGCGCCGGATCACGTTGGGCCAAGCTGGAAGGGCATCGCGATCGTCCGCCGCGGCTTCCATGCGCGCGCCGGGGACGATAGGTTTCGCGTGTCCGCCGCTCCCACGCACACGGTAGGCTCCATGCCCGCGCGACACCCGTCGGAAACGCCCTCGCCCTACAGCGTGCTGATCGCCACGATCTTCGCGATCCTGCTGCTGCTGTTCGTGTACAGCGTGGCCGACGTGCTGCTGATGGTGTTCGTGGCCGCGCTCTTCTCGCTGTACCTGGGCGGCATCGCCGACTTCCTGCAGGCGCGGATGAACATGCCGCGCGGGGTGGGGCTGGCCTGCGCGGTCCTCTTCACCGTGCTGCTGGCCACGGGGATCGGCTTCCTGGTCGTCCCCCCGGTGCTGCAGCAGACGCAGGAGCTGGTGACTGCGCTCCCCAACGAGATCACGGGGTGGACCGCCAGCCTGCAGGGGCTGGTGAACCGCTACCCGATCCTGGCCTCGATCATCCATCCCGACGAGGTGGCGCGGCAGCTTTCGGGGATCGTGGGGAGCGCGTCGAAGGTCGTTCCCGCCGTGCTCAACTTCCTGCACGCGTTCATCGACCTCTCCGGCATCCTGGTGATGGGGATCTACCTGGCCTCGCGCCCGGAGGTGTACCGCGAGGGGGTGATCGCGCTGGCGCCGCCGGTGCACCGCGAGCTGGTGCGCGACATCCTGCTCGACCTCAAGCGCAGCCTGCGCGCGTGGATCGGCGGGCAGATGATCGCCATGTTCTTCCTGGGCGTGCTCACCTGGATCGGCCTGGAGCTCCTCGACGTCCCGTTCTCGCTGGCCTTCGGCGTGTTCACGGGCGTGGCCGTGCTGGTGCCGTTCTTCGGCTCGCTCCTTTCCACCATCCTGCCCGCCATCCTGGTGGTGGGGCAGGGGGGGATCGTGCAGGCGCTGCTGGTGGTGCTCCTCGGCGTGGTGATCCACGTGATCGAGGGGAACATCATCCACCCCATCGTGATGGAGCGGCGGGTGCACCTGCCGCCGGTGCTCTCCATCACCAGCGTGCTGGTGATGGGCGAGCTGCTGGGCTTCATCGGCCTCCTCGTCGCCGTTCCCGTGCTGGCCACGACGATGGTGATCGTGCGCCGCATCTACATCCACCGCCTGCTCGAGGGGAAGGGCTTCCGCCGCTTCGTCCGCGACGCGCCCACGGAGATCCGTCTCCCCGAAGGCGTGCTCCGGGTCGACCCGGCGGTGGTCAGCATCCCCGCGATCCTCGAGGAGGCGGGCGCGGCACCAAGGTAAAGAAAGTCCTAAGTCCTGGGTCCTAAGTCCTAAGTGGTCTGTCACTTAGGACTTGGGACTCAGGACTTGGGACCCAGGACTTCCGACCAACCCACGAACGACATGCTCGACGCTCAGGACGCGCTTTCCGGCTACCGCTACCTGGTGCTGGCCGAGGGGCTTTTCGGGCCGCAGACGAGCAAGACGGCCAACAGCGCCGTGCGCTACCTTCCCGACCGCGTGCTGGCCGTGGTCGACTCGCGCCACGCCGGGAAGACGGTGGGCGAGATCCTCGGCTTCGGTGGTGCCATCCCCGTGCTGCGGACGGTGGAGGAGGGGCTGGGGATGGGCGCCACGGCGCTGCTGATCGGCATCGCGCCGCAGGGCGGGCAGCTGCCGGAGAGCTGGCGGCCGATGCTGCACGCGGCCATCGACGCGGGGCTCGACGTGGTCAGCGGCCTGCACTTCCACCTGTCGGACGATGACGAGCTGCGCGGGCGCGCGGCACGTCGCGGGGTGGCAATCCACGACCTGCGCAGGCCGCCGGCGGACCTCCCCGTCTCCACCGGGCAGGCGCGGCTGGTGGACGCGCTGGTGGTGCACACCGTGGGGACGGACTGCAACATCGGGAAGATGACGGCGGCGCTGCAGATCCGCGACGCGCTGGCGGCGCGCGGCACGCGGGTGGGCTTCGCCGCCACCGGGCAGACGGGGATCCTGATCGAGGGGTGGGGGATCTCGGTGGACGCGGTGGTGGCCGACTTCGTGGGCGGCGCGTCGGAGCGGCTGGTGCTGCGCGCGGCGGAGGGGAACGACGTGGTGCTGGTGGAGGGGCAGGGCTCTCTCGTGCACCCCGGCTACTCGGGGGTCACGCTGGGGCTGCTGCACGGGTCGATGCCCGACGCGATGATCCTCTGCCACCAGCCGTCGCGCCAGTGCCCGTGGAACGCCGCGCGCAAGTACGACTGGATGCGGCTTCCCACCGTGCCGGAGATGATCCGCATCTGCGAAGGCGCCATCGCCCCGCTCCGCGAGAGCCGGGTGATCGGGATCGCGCTGAACACCTGGGACCTGACCGACGACCAGGCGCGCGACGAGGCGCGGAAGCTGGAGGAGCTCACCGGCCTCCCCACCACCGACCCGGTGCGCTTCGACCCGTCGCCCCTCGCCGACGCGATCCTCGCCGCGGTCGAGCGGAAGCGCGCCGCGCGGAGGGAGATGGCGGCGGCGTGACGCGGATCAACGCTCGGGCTCCGATCTGATTCTCGCCAGGGCTGCCATTGCTTGGGCGCGAGTCACTGTCGGGAACGAACGGAGGAAATCGTCGAGCGTGTCTCCGGCACTGATGTAATCGAGCAGGTTCTGCAACGGAACGCGGGTGCCGACGAACACCGGTGTTCCGCCGAGGATGTCGGGATCGCGGTGAATCACGCCCTCAAGATCCATCTCCTCCTCCTTCGATTCTGAACCGCCTCGCCGAGGCTCGAGGCGCGGCGGTTCGCGTTGTATCCCCATCTCGATCTCATATCAGAGCATCCGGCGCGTGGTGAGGGTGACTTCGCGCGGGGCGGTGCCGCGGCGCAGGGAGAGGCGGACCTGCTTCCCGTCCACCCTGAACATCTCGCGGATGCGCTCCAGGTCGCCGGAACGGGCGGGGCGGCCGTCGACGGCGAGCAGCGTGTCTCCGGCGGCGACGCCCGCGCGCTCGGCGGGGCTGGCGGCGATCACGTAGTCCACCGTCACCGGCTGGCCGGGCGTGGCGCCGAGGCGCATCCCGCTCATCTCCACCTCGTACGGCGCGTCGAAACCGGGCGCCGCCTCGAAGATCACCCGCGAGCGCGCGTAGTCCAGGATCATCTTCGTGCGGCGGAAGACCGGCGCGCCCACGGTACCGTCCGACATCGTGCTGCCGAAGAATCCCTCCCGCCGCTCCGCCAGTCCCACCGTCGGCTGCGATACGTGGAGGCCGCCCACGTCCAGCGCGCCGAGCCGCGCGATGCGGCCGACCATGGTTCCACCCACACCGGTCCCGATCGGCGCGGTGATGCCGCCCGTCACGGCCAGGAGATCGTGCTCCGCCACGAACGGCGCCGACAGCCGCACCGCCAGCCCGCCCGAGCCCAGGTCCAGCAGCAGCCGCGCGGAGATCGGCGCGGCGCCGCTCGGGGTGACGGTGGCCCGCACCATCGGGATCCGCAGGTCGAGCGTGACGGGCACCTGCACGCCGTGGCCGCCGTACTCGTATCCCACGGGCTCGTACAGGCGCAGCCGCCGCGCGGGGTAGTCGATCTCCATCACGTACTTGCGGATGAAGTCGAAGCCCAGCGTGCCGCGGACGTACGAGCCGTGGGCGCGCGAGACCGGCCCGAGCGGCACCAGCGCCACGTTCACGTCGCGCATCTCCAGCGGCCCCACGCGGATGGACGCGGCCTGCCCGATCGAGATCTGCACATCGGCCGAACCCTGCGCGCGCCCCGCTCCACGCGCCGCGACGCCGGCGGCGGACTGCGCCCACTCCGCGTCCAGTGACGACACGCTGGAGCCCGTGTCGAGAATGAGCCGCCCCGCGACGCCGTTCACCGTCGCTTCCAGCACGATGTGGTCGCCGAGCAGCTCGAACGGGATCTCCGCCACCGGGCTGGTGACGGGGATGGGAGATGCGATCGCGGCGCTGCCCAGGGGCGCGTGAGCAAGCGTGGCGGCGAGGATCGCGGTGGTGCCGGCGAGTGGCGTGCGCATGGGGGATGTCCGGGCGTGGGGAGATGTGAATCAGCGTTCGCATTTCTAAGATGCGAATTTTGGTTCGCATCTGTCAAGCATCCCGCAGTAGGTAGATGCGCGAACCGCCGCATCCGATGCCCGGACGCGGCGGTTCGCGTATCTCCTGCTGTCGCCTGTTCCCTATCCCTTATCCCCCTACCACTGGATGGTGCCCTGCTTCGACGTGTCGACGTGCTCGGTGTCGCCGCTGCCGAAGAAGAACTCCTGCGTCTGGTCGGTGAGAAACTTGCGGGCCTCGGGGTCGCGCAGGTTCAGGCCGTAGTGGTTGATGAGCGCGGTCTGCCGCTGCAGCCAGACGTTCCAGCAGTCCTGGCACACCTCCGCCTGGATCTTCTTCCCCAGGTCGCTGTTGAACGGCGGCCAGGCGAGCCCCGGCTTCGTCTCCCCGCAGCGCACGCACGTGACGTCGGCCATATCTTTCGTCTCCCACTGATTTCGTAAGTTGTGCGCACCGTGCGCGGCGGCGGAATATACCCGCCCGCGCAACCCGCGTACAACCCGCACGATGCGAGCCGAATGAGCGACCCCATCCCCGCGCGCCTGAGCGACGACGGCCGCACCGCCACCTGGAACCCGGCCATGACGCGCGCCGCGCACGTCGTCCTCCGCGTGCGCCTGGCCGACGGCACGGCCGACGAGCGCCGCTCGATGAACAGCGGCCGCGCGAAGGTGCGCGAGGGCGAGCGCATCGAGGCGGTGATCGCGGGGGAGTAGCACATCGGGACTAATATCGCGACGGGCGGCTGAAGCCGCGGCTGGAACATTGGAAAGCCTCGCAAACCGCGCGAGGCTTCATTCAACTGCATGCCGAGGAGGTGGCGCCGCAGTGGGCCGACGTTCGCGGGGAGGTCGCGTCTGCAGCCTGCGCAGCAGGCTTCCCAATGTTCCAGCCGCGGGTTTACCCGCCCGTCGATCCGTTGATCGCCGGCGCAATCCGATCGCCCTTGCAAACCGTACTCTGGCGGAAAGCACCGTTTGTTCCTACCCTGTTTACTTGGATTGATGCGCGCCCTTTTCCGTCCCGCCCCGAGTACCGCCTTCCGCCCCGCCCCGGCCACGCCGATGATCCGATCCACGGAGCACCTGGAGCTCCTGAACGAGATCGCCCGCATCGCCACCACGGACCTGGCGCTGCGTCCCATGCTGCAGCGCATCACCGACGCGCTGGCGCGCAGCTTCGCGTGCGAGTTCGTGGCGTGCGTCTCCATCGACCACGCGCGCCGCCGCTTCGTGTGCGAGGCGCTGTCGTCGTCGTCGCCCACCGACGTGTACGTGGGGTACGGGCGCGAGCTGGGGAGCGGCGTGGTGGGCGAGGTGGCGCTCACCGGCCGCGCCATCGTGCTCGACGACGTGAGCACGCACGCCAACTACGTCGACACGCTCCCCGGAACGCGCGCGGAGCTGTGCGTGCCCGTGCGCCACCAGGGCGAGACGGTGGCGCTGCTGAACCTGGAGAGTCCGCGCCCCGGCGCCTTCCGCGACCAGCTGCCGCTGCTGGAGACGGTGGCCGAGCAGGTGGCCGGCGCCATCGCCAGCGCGCGGCTGCACGAGGAGCTGCAGCGCCGCGCCCGGCTGCTGGAGATGGTGGGCGAGGTCACCCGCGCCGCCATGGACGCGGGCGAGCTGGGGCTGCTCCTGCGGCGCGTGGTCACCTACGTGTACGAGCGCTTCCCCCTGGTGCTGACGACGATCCTCCTGGCCGACCTGGAAGCGGGGGAGATCAGCGGGACGGCGTACGCCGGCAGCGTCTCGGGGAAGGTGCGCCGCGGCAGCCGCTGGCCCATGACCCACGGCGTGGTGGGCCGCGCGATGCGCTCGGGCGAGCCGCAGCTGGTGCTGGACGTGGCGGCCGACCCCGACTACGTGCGCGCCAACGACGCCGTGGTGGCCGAGTACGCGGTGCCGATCCGCTACCGCGACCGGATGCTGGGCGTGCTGAACCTGGAGAGCGCCAGCGCCGAGGTGTTCAGCCCCGAGAACCAGGTGGTGTTCCGCACCATCGCCGGGCAGGTGGCGGGCGCCATCCACATGGCCAGCGTGAACCAGGAGCTGGAGGAGGCCAACGAGCGGCTGCTGGAGGCCAACCGCCGCCTCGAGCGCCTGTCGCAGCTGGACTCGCTGACCGAGATCGCCAACCGCCGCGTGTTCGACGAGGCGCTGGCCACCGAGTGGCGCCGCTGCGGCCGCGGCGAGACGCCGCTGTCGCTGGTGATGGTGGACGTCGACTGCTTCAAGGACTACAACGACCGCTTCGGCCACCGCCGCGGCGACGAGTCGCTCCGCCTGGTGGCCCACGCGCTGCGCGACGCCGCGAACCGCGCCGGCGACCTGGTGGCGCGCTACGGCGGCGAGGAGTTCGGCCTGCTCCTTCCCGGGATGGACGCGGAGCACGCCTACGCCTTCGCCGAGACGCTGCGGGCGCGGGTGGAGGCGCTCGGCATCCCGCACCCCACCTCGTGCGTGGCGCCGGTGGTGACGATCAGCGCCGGCGCCGCCTCGCTGGTCCCGCGCAAGGAGCTGTCGCGCGGCGCGCTGGTGGAGGCCGCCGACCGGGCCCTCTATCGCGCCAAGCGCCGCGGCCGCAACCGCGTCGTGGTGGGGTAAAATCCAAAAGAAAAAGATTATGGCTCACGCAGAGTCAGCAGAGTCAGCAGAGAACCGCGGCTGTTCCTCTGCTGACTCTGCTGACTCTGCGTGAGACTTTCTGTTTCGATATCGCGGTGAGAGAGGTTCGATTTGTGCGGCGGGTGCGGCTTTCGGAGTCCTCCGCTCACACGCGACGAACGGGTAGATGCAGGGAAGTGCGGACGCCGCGCGGCTCTTCGCGGGCGAGGGGGAGATGCGCGCGCTGTACCGCGAGAAGGACTGGGCGGCCACGCCGCTCGGCCCCGTGGAGGCGTGGCCCGCCGCGCTGCGCGTGGCGGTGGGGATCACGCTACGCTCGGCGTTTCCGGGGATCGTGCTGTGGGGGCCGGAGCTGGTGCAGCTGTACAACGACGGCTACATCCAGTTCATGGGGGTCAAGCACCCGTGGGGGCTGGGGATCGCCAACCGCGAGTGCTGGCCGGAGGTGTGGGAGTTCAACGAGCCCATCTTCCGCCGCGTGCTCGCGGGCGAGACCGTCTACCTCGAGGACCAGCTCTACCGCCTGCACCGCCGCGGCCTCGACCAGCCGCCCGACGACGTCTTCATCACCCTCTGCATCAGCCCGGCGGTGGACGAGCAGGGGGAAGTCCGCGGCATCACCATCACCCTGATCGACACCACCGACCAGGTGCTGGGGCGCCGCTCGCAGGACGCGCTGGCCGCCAGCGAGGCGCGCTTCCGCAACGTGCTGGAGCAGGCGCCCATCGCGGTGGCGGTGATGGAGGGGCCGGAGCACGTCTTCACGCTGGTGAGCCCGCGCTACGCGGTGACACCGGGCGCGGGACGCCGTCTCGTCGGGCTCCCCGTGCGCGAGGCGTTCCCGGAGATCGAGGAGCAGGGGCTGCCGGCGATCATCGACCGCGTCTACCAGACGGGCGAGCCGTACTTCGCCGCCGAGCGCCGGGTGTGGCTGGACCGCGACCGCGACGGGCTGGTGGAGGAGTACTTCTTCGACGTGGGCTACCAGCCGCTGCGCGACACCTCGGGGGAGGTGTACGCGGTGGCCAGCGTGGCGGCGGACGTCACCGCGCAGGTGCGGGCGCGGCTGGAGGTGGAGGCGCACCGCCGCGACGCCGAGCGCGCGCGCCAGCACCTGACGCGCACCTTCGAGCAGGCGCCCGTGCCCATCGCCGTGCTCGAGGGGCCCGAGCACGTGTTCACGCTGGCCAACCCCCCGTACCGCGCGCTGGTGGGCGGGCGGGAGCTCGACGGCCGCCCGGTGCGCGAGGCGTTCCCCGAGCTGGCGGACGAGGGGATCTTCGAGCTGCTCGACCGCGTCTATGCGTCCGGCGAGGCGTTCGTGGCCGACGAGCTCGAGGTGCCGCTGCAGCGCCGCCCCGGCGCCGAGCTCGAGGAGCGCGTCCTCAACTTCGTCTACCAGCCGCTGCGCGACGCCGAGGGCGCGGTGTACGCGATCTCCGCCGTCGCGATCGACGTGACCGACCAGGTGCGGGGGCGGGAGATGGCCGAGGCGGCCAACCGCGCCAAGGCCGAGTTCCTGGCCAGCATGAGCCACGAGCTGCGCACGCCGCTGAACGCCATCGCGGGATACGCCGACCTGCTGCTGATGGGGCTGCGCGGCGAGCTGGCGCCCGACGCGCGCGCCGACGTGGAGCGGATGCGCCGCAGCGGCCAGCACCTGCTGTCGCTGATCAACGACATCCTGAACTTCGCGCGGATCGAGGCGGGGCAGCTGAGCTATCAGCTGGAGCGCGTTCCCGTGGCCGGGCTGCTGGCGGACCTGGAGGTGCTGGTGGCGCCGCAGGTGGCGCAGCGCCGGCTCGCGTACCAGTCGCGGCGCGGCGAGGGCGGGCTGTCGGTGCACGCGGACGAGGAGAAGACGCGGCAGATCCTGCTCAACCTGGTCACCAACGCCATCAAGTTCACCGAGCCGGGCGGGTCGATCCGCGTCTCGTACCACCGCGCGGATCGTGGCGTGCGCATCTCGGTGAGCGACACCGGGCGCGGGATCCCGCCGGAGCAGCAGGAGCGCATCTTCGACCCCTTCGTGCAAGTGGACCGCCATCTCACGGTCGAGAGCCAGCAGGGCGTGGGGCTGGGCCTCGCCATCAGCCGCGACCTGGCGCGCGGGATGGGCGGCGACCTGGGCGTCCGCAGCACCCCCGGCGAGGGGAGCACCTTCACCCTCTGGCTCCCCGCCCACGTAGAGACGAAGGGGGAGGATGCGATGGCGGAGGCGGCCGCGGCGGGATCGTGATCGGAGATGACGGGGGGGGAGGGCGCGGGATGAATGCGGAGGAATGCGCGGAGAATGCGAGTAAACTCGCGGCTACAACTACACACAGTCCGCCTTCGCGGACTTCATCGGATGCAGGACGAACGCGCGGGGCGCCGGGAAGAGATCCCCGGCGCCCGCGTCGTCGATTCCCTCCGTCGATCGCCTCAGCCCTGCGGGCGCGGCGGCTGGGGCGGCGCGGCGTCTCCGCCCCGGCCGGGGGCGCGGCCGTCCATCGGGGGCGGGGCGCCGCCGGGGCCGCCGGGATGGCCGCCGCGGCCGATCATCTCCCACGCGCGCGCCTGCTGGTCGGCGGTGAGCACGGCCAGCGCGTCGCGGAGGTCGGTGCGCGCCTGCTCGCGCATCTGCTCGTGCTGCTGGCGCATGCGCGCGAGGTCGGCGTCGCTCGGGCGCTGCTGCGGAGGTGCCGCCGGGCGCTGCGACTCGCGGCGCTCTGCCGCGCGCCGGGCGATGGCGGCCAGGCGCACCACCTGCGCGTCGCTCAGGCGCAGCTCGCCGGTGTGGCCGAGCAGGAAGTCGGCGGCGGGCGGCGGGCCGGGCGGCATCCCCGGGGGCGGGCCGCCGGGCAGGTCGCCGCCGCCGGGGGCACCCATCGGGCCCTGCGCGGCCAGCGTGGCTGCGCCGAGCGTCATCGCCAGCGCGGCCAGGAGCACGGATCGTCTCATCGTCATCATCTCCCGCAATCGTCGGTGGAATCCTCGCAGGCCGATCCATCCGCCTGCCGTACACGTGGACAGCGGCAGCCGCGGCGCGATTCCATCTCCCGATGAGCGAGGGATCAGGACCGATGAGCGAGTGAGATTCGGGAAGGAGCACCTGACCGGCAGCAATCCCGGAAACCGAGCCGCAACCTCTCCCCGCGCTGAGGTCTCCCCCTCCCCCAGTCGGTTTTGGGGGAGGGGGCGGGGGGAGAGGGCCTCCGCGCCGGGCGGGCAGGATCTCCGTTCAAGCGGTGAGGCCAGTTCGAGTCTCGATCACCCCTCTCCA contains:
- a CDS encoding AI-2E family transporter — protein: MPARHPSETPSPYSVLIATIFAILLLLFVYSVADVLLMVFVAALFSLYLGGIADFLQARMNMPRGVGLACAVLFTVLLATGIGFLVVPPVLQQTQELVTALPNEITGWTASLQGLVNRYPILASIIHPDEVARQLSGIVGSASKVVPAVLNFLHAFIDLSGILVMGIYLASRPEVYREGVIALAPPVHRELVRDILLDLKRSLRAWIGGQMIAMFFLGVLTWIGLELLDVPFSLAFGVFTGVAVLVPFFGSLLSTILPAILVVGQGGIVQALLVVLLGVVIHVIEGNIIHPIVMERRVHLPPVLSITSVLVMGELLGFIGLLVAVPVLATTMVIVRRIYIHRLLEGKGFRRFVRDAPTEIRLPEGVLRVDPAVVSIPAILEEAGAAPR
- a CDS encoding DUF1611 domain-containing protein: MLDAQDALSGYRYLVLAEGLFGPQTSKTANSAVRYLPDRVLAVVDSRHAGKTVGEILGFGGAIPVLRTVEEGLGMGATALLIGIAPQGGQLPESWRPMLHAAIDAGLDVVSGLHFHLSDDDELRGRAARRGVAIHDLRRPPADLPVSTGQARLVDALVVHTVGTDCNIGKMTAALQIRDALAARGTRVGFAATGQTGILIEGWGISVDAVVADFVGGASERLVLRAAEGNDVVLVEGQGSLVHPGYSGVTLGLLHGSMPDAMILCHQPSRQCPWNAARKYDWMRLPTVPEMIRICEGAIAPLRESRVIGIALNTWDLTDDQARDEARKLEELTGLPTTDPVRFDPSPLADAILAAVERKRAARREMAAA
- a CDS encoding DUF433 domain-containing protein codes for the protein MDLEGVIHRDPDILGGTPVFVGTRVPLQNLLDYISAGDTLDDFLRSFPTVTRAQAMAALARIRSEPER
- a CDS encoding aspartyl protease family protein, translating into MRTPLAGTTAILAATLAHAPLGSAAIASPIPVTSPVAEIPFELLGDHIVLEATVNGVAGRLILDTGSSVSSLDAEWAQSAAGVAARGAGRAQGSADVQISIGQAASIRVGPLEMRDVNVALVPLGPVSRAHGSYVRGTLGFDFIRKYVMEIDYPARRLRLYEPVGYEYGGHGVQVPVTLDLRIPMVRATVTPSGAAPISARLLLDLGSGGLAVRLSAPFVAEHDLLAVTGGITAPIGTGVGGTMVGRIARLGALDVGGLHVSQPTVGLAERREGFFGSTMSDGTVGAPVFRRTKMILDYARSRVIFEAAPGFDAPYEVEMSGMRLGATPGQPVTVDYVIAASPAERAGVAAGDTLLAVDGRPARSGDLERIREMFRVDGKQVRLSLRRGTAPREVTLTTRRML
- a CDS encoding oxidative damage protection protein; protein product: MADVTCVRCGETKPGLAWPPFNSDLGKKIQAEVCQDCWNVWLQRQTALINHYGLNLRDPEARKFLTDQTQEFFFGSGDTEHVDTSKQGTIQW
- a CDS encoding diguanylate cyclase, which gives rise to MIRSTEHLELLNEIARIATTDLALRPMLQRITDALARSFACEFVACVSIDHARRRFVCEALSSSSPTDVYVGYGRELGSGVVGEVALTGRAIVLDDVSTHANYVDTLPGTRAELCVPVRHQGETVALLNLESPRPGAFRDQLPLLETVAEQVAGAIASARLHEELQRRARLLEMVGEVTRAAMDAGELGLLLRRVVTYVYERFPLVLTTILLADLEAGEISGTAYAGSVSGKVRRGSRWPMTHGVVGRAMRSGEPQLVLDVAADPDYVRANDAVVAEYAVPIRYRDRMLGVLNLESASAEVFSPENQVVFRTIAGQVAGAIHMASVNQELEEANERLLEANRRLERLSQLDSLTEIANRRVFDEALATEWRRCGRGETPLSLVMVDVDCFKDYNDRFGHRRGDESLRLVAHALRDAANRAGDLVARYGGEEFGLLLPGMDAEHAYAFAETLRARVEALGIPHPTSCVAPVVTISAGAASLVPRKELSRGALVEAADRALYRAKRRGRNRVVVG
- a CDS encoding PAS domain-containing sensor histidine kinase, which encodes MQGSADAARLFAGEGEMRALYREKDWAATPLGPVEAWPAALRVAVGITLRSAFPGIVLWGPELVQLYNDGYIQFMGVKHPWGLGIANRECWPEVWEFNEPIFRRVLAGETVYLEDQLYRLHRRGLDQPPDDVFITLCISPAVDEQGEVRGITITLIDTTDQVLGRRSQDALAASEARFRNVLEQAPIAVAVMEGPEHVFTLVSPRYAVTPGAGRRLVGLPVREAFPEIEEQGLPAIIDRVYQTGEPYFAAERRVWLDRDRDGLVEEYFFDVGYQPLRDTSGEVYAVASVAADVTAQVRARLEVEAHRRDAERARQHLTRTFEQAPVPIAVLEGPEHVFTLANPPYRALVGGRELDGRPVREAFPELADEGIFELLDRVYASGEAFVADELEVPLQRRPGAELEERVLNFVYQPLRDAEGAVYAISAVAIDVTDQVRGREMAEAANRAKAEFLASMSHELRTPLNAIAGYADLLLMGLRGELAPDARADVERMRRSGQHLLSLINDILNFARIEAGQLSYQLERVPVAGLLADLEVLVAPQVAQRRLAYQSRRGEGGLSVHADEEKTRQILLNLVTNAIKFTEPGGSIRVSYHRADRGVRISVSDTGRGIPPEQQERIFDPFVQVDRHLTVESQQGVGLGLAISRDLARGMGGDLGVRSTPGEGSTFTLWLPAHVETKGEDAMAEAAAAGS